One stretch of Muribaculum intestinale DNA includes these proteins:
- a CDS encoding ATP-binding protein yields MKHLQKAVAFGYTLIALLIGCIAYTWHHEWQEVEALEVGNRRINEFRKDVNRIHIRLIEFSLLGETILDWDETDLENYHAQRIALDSILCSFNVTHKIERVDSVRSLLEYKERQIFQIVRLMDEQQSINRKIASQEPVIVQKIVQEQPKKPKRKGFLGIFGKKEKTKPLTTTTTLRSPDRNMVSEQKAQSRRLSEQADSLAARNAELNRQLRGLICQIEKKVQSDLQSREAEITAMREKSFMQIGGLMGFVLLLLVISYIIIHHDAKSIKRYKRQTTDLIGQLEQSVQQNEVLITSRKKAVYTITHELRTPLTAITGYAELLQKECSNGNNVHFLQSIQQSSDRMRAMLNTLLDFFRLDNGKEQPKMQPCRISAITHILETEFMSVAMNKGLSLTMKNGNDAVVLTDKERIVQIGNNLLSNAIKFTEKGGVSLTSDYTNGVLTLTVEDTGTGMTEEEQHHVFDAFERLSNAAAKDGFGLGLAIVHNIVTMLHGKIRLNSEKGKGSRFMVEIPMQKADDVPEQVIQTYIHRKDRNLNVIAIDNDEVLLLMQKEMYAQEGIHCDTCTDAAELMEMLRRKEYNLLLTDLNMPGINGFELLELLRSSNVGNSQIIPVVVATASGSCDAEELLAKGFAGCLFKPFSISELMEVSDKCGIKETLDGKPDLSTLLSYGNEAVMLEKLITETEKEMRLMQDAATRNDLQELDALTHHLRSSWEVLRADQPLRELYGLLHGKAIPEESELSHAVTAVLNKGAEIIRLAKEERRKYENG; encoded by the coding sequence GTGAAACATCTTCAGAAAGCGGTCGCTTTCGGCTATACACTTATTGCATTGTTAATCGGATGTATTGCCTACACTTGGCATCATGAATGGCAGGAAGTGGAAGCATTGGAGGTTGGCAATCGACGTATAAATGAATTCAGGAAGGATGTAAACCGTATTCATATCCGACTGATAGAGTTCTCTTTGTTGGGAGAAACTATATTGGATTGGGACGAAACAGATTTGGAGAATTACCATGCCCAACGTATTGCATTGGACAGTATATTATGCAGTTTCAATGTAACTCACAAAATTGAGCGTGTTGACAGCGTGCGCAGTCTTTTGGAGTATAAGGAACGGCAGATATTCCAGATTGTCCGGTTAATGGATGAGCAACAATCCATCAACAGGAAGATAGCCAGCCAAGAACCGGTGATTGTGCAGAAGATTGTGCAGGAACAGCCCAAGAAACCGAAGCGCAAAGGATTCTTGGGCATATTCGGTAAAAAAGAGAAAACGAAGCCATTGACAACAACGACTACGCTTCGTTCTCCCGATAGAAACATGGTCAGCGAACAGAAAGCACAAAGCCGTCGGTTGTCGGAACAAGCCGACAGTCTTGCGGCTCGTAATGCCGAACTTAACAGACAACTGCGAGGATTGATTTGCCAAATCGAAAAGAAGGTACAATCTGATTTACAAAGCAGGGAAGCCGAGATAACCGCCATGCGTGAAAAATCATTTATGCAGATAGGCGGCTTGATGGGATTTGTCCTTTTGCTGTTGGTCATTTCTTATATCATCATACACCATGATGCAAAGAGCATCAAACGATACAAACGCCAGACAACGGATTTGATAGGGCAATTGGAACAGTCCGTGCAACAAAATGAGGTACTCATAACCTCCCGAAAGAAAGCGGTATATACTATTACCCACGAGTTGCGTACACCGCTGACGGCAATAACAGGCTATGCCGAACTGTTGCAAAAAGAGTGCAGCAATGGGAACAATGTGCATTTCCTTCAAAGCATACAACAATCCTCCGACCGTATGCGGGCTATGCTCAACACTCTGCTGGACTTCTTCCGCTTGGATAACGGCAAGGAACAGCCCAAAATGCAACCTTGCAGAATTTCAGCAATCACGCACATCCTTGAAACGGAGTTCATGTCCGTTGCCATGAACAAGGGACTGTCCTTGACCATGAAGAACGGGAATGATGCTGTTGTATTGACCGACAAAGAGCGAATAGTTCAAATCGGTAACAACCTGCTGTCAAACGCCATCAAGTTCACAGAGAAAGGTGGTGTGTCACTGACTTCCGACTATACCAACGGAGTGTTGACACTGACCGTCGAGGACACCGGTACGGGCATGACCGAAGAGGAACAGCACCATGTGTTCGACGCATTTGAACGCCTCTCAAATGCCGCCGCAAAGGACGGTTTCGGACTTGGACTTGCCATCGTTCATAATATCGTGACGATGCTTCATGGAAAAATCAGACTGAACAGTGAAAAAGGGAAAGGAAGCCGTTTCATGGTGGAAATACCGATGCAAAAAGCTGATGATGTGCCGGAGCAAGTAATACAGACGTATATTCACAGAAAAGACAGAAACCTCAATGTCATCGCCATCGACAATGACGAGGTGTTGCTCCTGATGCAGAAAGAGATGTACGCCCAAGAGGGAATACACTGCGATACTTGCACCGATGCGGCGGAACTGATGGAGATGCTACGCCGGAAAGAATATAATCTGCTGCTGACAGATTTGAATATGCCCGGTATAAACGGTTTCGAGTTGCTGGAACTTCTGCGTTCGTCCAACGTGGGCAATTCACAGATAATCCCCGTGGTCGTGGCAACCGCTTCGGGCAGTTGCGATGCGGAGGAACTTTTGGCAAAAGGCTTTGCCGGATGCCTGTTCAAGCCGTTCTCCATATCGGAGCTGATGGAGGTCTCGGACAAGTGCGGCATAAAAGAAACTCTGGACGGAAAGCCGGACTTATCCACCTTGCTGTCATACGGCAATGAGGCCGTCATGCTGGAGAAACTGATAACGGAAACTGAAAAGGAAATGCGCTTGATGCAGGATGCGGCAACGCGAAACGACCTGCAAGAACTTGATGCCTTGACACACCACTTGCGTAGCTCGTGGGAGGTACTCCGTGCCGACCAACCGCTGAGGGAACTTTACGGATTGCTTCATGGAAAGGCTATACCGGAAGAAAGTGAGTTAAGCCATGCTGTTACCGCAGTATTGAATAAGGGCGCGGAAATAATCCGGCTGGCAAAAGAGGAAAGGAGAAAATACGAAAATGGATAA
- a CDS encoding sigma-54-dependent transcriptional regulator, giving the protein MDKTRIIVVEDNIVYCEYVCNLLAREGYHTVKAYHLSTAKKHLQQATDNDIVVADLRLPDGNGIDMLRWMRKEGKMQPFIIMTDYAEVHTAVESMKLGSIDYIPKKLIEDKLIPLLRSIQKERQMGHRRMPVFVREGSAFQKIMHRIRLVAATDMSVMIFGENGTGKEHIAHYLHDKSKRAGKPFVAVDCGSLSKELAPSAFFGHVKGAFTGADSTKKGYFHEAEGGTLFLDEVGNLALETQQMLLRAIQERRYRPVGDNSDRSFNVRIIAATNEDLEAAVSEKRFRQDLLYRLHDFVISVPSLRDCQEDIMPLAEFFREIANKELECNVGGFSPEARKALLIHTWPGNVRELRQKIMGAVLQAQEGVVTKEHLELAVTKPTSPVSFALRNDAEDKERIMRALKQANGNRSLAAELLGISRSALYSKLEEYGLKYKFKQP; this is encoded by the coding sequence ATGGATAAGACCAGAATAATCGTGGTGGAGGACAACATCGTGTATTGCGAATATGTCTGCAACCTGCTGGCACGGGAGGGCTACCATACCGTGAAAGCTTACCACCTATCGACAGCGAAGAAACATCTGCAACAGGCAACGGATAATGACATAGTAGTTGCCGACCTGCGCCTGCCTGACGGCAACGGTATAGACATGCTGCGTTGGATGCGCAAGGAAGGAAAGATGCAGCCGTTCATCATCATGACCGACTATGCCGAAGTACATACTGCCGTGGAGAGCATGAAACTCGGTTCGATAGACTATATACCTAAAAAACTGATAGAGGACAAACTCATTCCACTTCTCCGTTCCATACAGAAGGAGCGTCAGATGGGACACCGCCGTATGCCCGTGTTCGTCCGTGAAGGTTCCGCCTTTCAGAAAATCATGCATCGCATAAGGTTGGTAGCCGCTACCGATATGAGTGTGATGATATTCGGAGAGAACGGCACGGGCAAGGAGCATATCGCCCATTACCTACACGACAAGAGCAAACGTGCGGGCAAACCCTTCGTGGCGGTTGACTGCGGTTCACTCTCAAAAGAACTTGCGCCGTCGGCATTCTTCGGACACGTCAAGGGAGCGTTTACAGGTGCAGACAGCACCAAGAAAGGGTATTTCCATGAAGCGGAAGGTGGCACGTTGTTTCTGGACGAGGTGGGCAACCTCGCGTTGGAAACCCAACAGATGTTGCTCCGTGCCATACAAGAGAGACGTTATCGCCCGGTCGGTGACAATTCGGACAGAAGTTTCAATGTCCGCATCATCGCCGCCACCAACGAGGATCTGGAGGCGGCAGTGAGTGAAAAGCGTTTCCGGCAGGATTTACTCTACCGTCTGCACGACTTCGTGATAAGCGTGCCGTCGTTGCGTGACTGTCAGGAAGACATTATGCCGTTGGCAGAGTTCTTCCGTGAGATTGCCAACAAGGAACTGGAGTGTAATGTGGGCGGATTCAGTCCCGAAGCCCGTAAAGCATTGCTGATCCACACATGGCCGGGCAACGTGCGGGAACTTCGGCAGAAAATCATGGGTGCGGTATTGCAGGCGCAAGAAGGTGTTGTAACGAAAGAGCATCTGGAACTTGCCGTGACGAAACCGACCTCACCCGTCAGTTTCGCCCTGCGCAATGATGCAGAGGATAAGGAACGGATAATGCGTGCGTTGAAACAAGCGAACGGCAATCGGAGCCTTGCCGCCGAACTGTTGGGAATAAGCAGGTCGGCACTATACAGTAAACTTGAAGAGTATGGACTTAAATATAAATTCAAGCAACCATAG
- a CDS encoding site-specific integrase, giving the protein MVRTNYKTSFFLRKNVVNKNGESGIFLRLTVNKEAAQISTKATCAVGDWDTEAGKMRGKTKKANQLNDFLAEIRAAILFHIQEMERRDEIVTLEKVKNAYLGISARAETLMEIFKKWLDNAEKLVDVSKSRETYRKYERGYRRLQEFMKETYNITDIALRELSYEFIVDYESYLRRVSKCGVNTTAKFIQTLRMIVLYAKNNGMIFKDPFLNYKVKKEEVDRGYLTTDELDRIASKVIPIPRLDHVRDMFLFACFTGLAYIDVANLMESDIKEAFDGSKWIMTHRQKTGVAVNVPLLDYPLAIIEKYKGQCTDGHVLPVISNQRTNSYLKELATVCGIDKNITFHLARHIKFSFLLKFKHLQIFAA; this is encoded by the coding sequence ATGGTAAGAACCAATTACAAGACCTCCTTTTTCCTCAGGAAGAACGTGGTCAACAAGAACGGAGAGTCGGGAATTTTCCTCCGTCTCACCGTCAACAAGGAAGCAGCACAGATTTCTACCAAGGCGACCTGTGCAGTCGGCGACTGGGACACTGAGGCCGGCAAGATGAGAGGAAAGACAAAGAAGGCGAATCAGCTCAACGATTTCCTCGCAGAGATAAGAGCCGCCATCCTTTTCCATATTCAGGAAATGGAGCGACGTGACGAGATAGTGACCCTCGAAAAGGTCAAGAACGCCTATCTCGGTATCTCGGCCCGCGCCGAGACTCTGATGGAGATTTTCAAGAAATGGCTGGACAACGCTGAAAAACTCGTAGATGTAAGTAAGAGCCGAGAGACCTACCGCAAATACGAGCGCGGCTACCGTCGCCTTCAGGAATTCATGAAGGAGACCTACAACATCACCGACATTGCCCTGCGTGAACTCTCCTACGAATTTATCGTGGACTACGAGAGTTATCTCCGCCGGGTGTCAAAGTGCGGTGTGAACACTACCGCCAAGTTCATTCAGACTCTCCGCATGATTGTTCTTTACGCCAAGAACAACGGCATGATATTCAAGGATCCGTTTCTCAACTACAAGGTCAAGAAGGAGGAAGTGGACCGTGGCTACCTGACCACTGACGAGCTTGACCGTATCGCCTCAAAGGTGATTCCCATTCCTCGTCTCGACCATGTGAGAGACATGTTTCTGTTCGCTTGCTTCACCGGGCTGGCATACATTGATGTGGCCAATCTCATGGAGAGCGACATCAAGGAGGCTTTTGACGGGTCAAAATGGATTATGACCCATCGCCAGAAAACCGGCGTTGCCGTCAACGTGCCACTTCTTGATTATCCCCTCGCGATAATCGAGAAGTACAAGGGCCAATGCACAGACGGGCATGTCCTTCCTGTCATATCGAATCAGCGCACCAACAGTTATCTGAAAGAACTCGCCACCGTGTGCGGCATCGACAAGAACATTACGTTTCACCTTGCAAGACATATCAAATTTTCTTTCTTGCTAAAATTCAAGCACTTGCAAATTTTTGCAGCTTGA
- a CDS encoding DUF2461 domain-containing protein, which translates to MEDILNFLRSLRAHNDRDWFNANKDWYQRVKKHVESLAYDLIAVVAEGDPSASGLTAADCTYRIYRDTRFSSDKTPYKTHIGIFINPPAGKKSMRCGYYLHIEPDNCFVAAGTVCLPSPLVREIRRSIYDEIDEYRSIVESDEFRAQYHTIGENMLKTAPKGFPKDWEYINYVRPKDFCCSSKQLSEEFMLRPDLPEALRPAIRQARRFNDFINYTIDEYIEHNRAAR; encoded by the coding sequence ATGGAAGATATACTAAACTTCTTGCGCTCATTGAGGGCGCATAACGACAGAGACTGGTTCAACGCCAACAAGGATTGGTATCAGCGGGTCAAGAAGCATGTTGAGTCTCTCGCTTATGATTTGATTGCCGTTGTGGCCGAGGGCGACCCGTCGGCCTCGGGTCTCACAGCCGCCGACTGCACCTACCGCATATACCGCGACACGCGTTTTTCATCCGACAAGACGCCATATAAGACTCATATCGGGATATTCATCAATCCGCCTGCCGGAAAGAAGTCGATGCGCTGCGGCTATTACCTCCATATCGAACCCGACAACTGTTTTGTGGCAGCTGGCACAGTATGCCTACCATCGCCACTTGTGAGGGAGATACGCCGCAGCATATATGACGAAATCGATGAATACCGCTCGATTGTCGAGTCGGATGAATTCCGTGCTCAGTATCATACCATTGGTGAAAATATGCTAAAGACAGCTCCAAAAGGCTTTCCGAAGGATTGGGAGTACATCAATTATGTGCGTCCTAAGGATTTCTGTTGCTCTTCCAAGCAGCTTTCTGAGGAGTTTATGCTCCGTCCCGATTTGCCCGAGGCCCTGCGTCCTGCCATCCGTCAGGCCCGACGCTTCAACGATTTCATCAACTATACGATAGATGAATATATAGAGCATAACCGGGCGGCAAGGTAA
- a CDS encoding prephenate dehydrogenase produces MKILIIGAGKMGSFFCDILSGKHEVAIIDTDPRRLLFTFNCRRFSSFDEVDEFAPDMVINAATVKYTIDAFKAVLPHVPKGCILSDIASVKTGLPEFYAACGHPFVSTHPMFGPTFASLSNLGNENAIIISESDHLGKVFFKDLYNELHLHIEEYTFSEHDETIAYSLSIPFASTLVFAGCMKHQSAPGTTFKRHKSIADGLMSEDDYLLSEILFNPNTPRQLEKIREQLSELQSIVERRDSTAMAEYLARVRRNLA; encoded by the coding sequence ATGAAGATACTGATAATAGGTGCTGGAAAGATGGGGTCGTTCTTTTGCGACATCCTTTCCGGCAAACATGAGGTGGCAATTATCGACACCGACCCACGACGGCTGTTATTTACATTCAACTGCCGGCGTTTCAGCAGTTTTGACGAGGTCGACGAGTTCGCTCCCGACATGGTGATTAATGCCGCTACGGTGAAATATACTATAGATGCCTTCAAGGCCGTGCTCCCTCACGTGCCCAAAGGATGTATTCTCAGCGATATAGCCTCGGTAAAGACCGGCCTGCCTGAGTTCTACGCCGCATGTGGCCATCCGTTCGTGTCGACTCATCCGATGTTTGGACCAACATTTGCCTCGCTAAGCAATCTCGGCAATGAGAACGCAATTATCATAAGCGAGAGCGACCACCTCGGAAAAGTGTTTTTCAAAGATTTGTACAACGAGCTGCATCTCCACATCGAGGAGTACACATTCAGCGAACATGACGAGACGATTGCCTATTCACTGTCAATCCCCTTTGCCTCTACACTGGTGTTTGCCGGATGCATGAAGCATCAGTCGGCTCCCGGCACTACTTTCAAGCGCCACAAATCGATTGCCGACGGACTCATGAGCGAGGATGATTACCTGCTGAGTGAGATCCTTTTCAATCCCAACACCCCGCGCCAGCTTGAGAAGATACGCGAGCAGCTGTCTGAACTACAGTCGATTGTCGAACGTCGCGATTCAACTGCAATGGCCGAGTATCTTGCCCGCGTGCGCCGCAATCTCGCATGA
- a CDS encoding bifunctional 3-deoxy-7-phosphoheptulonate synthase/chorismate mutase type II produces MTDLQSILPEEKGGMHPIIIAGPCSAETEEQVLSTARELARNGVKIFRAGIWKPRTKPGGFEGVGREGLPWLAKVKEETGMLTATEVATRQHVEDALAAGVDILWIGARTSANPFAMQEIADALQEAGKDVPVLVKNPVNPDLELWIGALQRLYNAGIHRLGAIHRGFSAYGKHLYRNMPQWHIPIELRRRFPNLTLVCDPSHIGGKRELVAPLSQQALDMGFDGLIIESHCDPDCAWSDKAQQVTPEVLNFILNTLVLRDATVTTESLTLLRQQIDELDNELLEVLNKRMRVSREIGQYKKEHRMPVLQIGRHDEIMQSRARLAEEMGMSGEFMRNVLSAIHEESVRQQIEIFNDRTR; encoded by the coding sequence ATGACTGACTTACAATCTATTCTGCCTGAAGAAAAAGGGGGCATGCACCCCATTATTATCGCCGGCCCATGCAGCGCCGAGACTGAAGAACAGGTGCTTTCGACAGCACGCGAACTTGCCCGCAACGGGGTGAAGATATTCCGCGCCGGCATATGGAAACCGCGCACCAAGCCCGGTGGTTTCGAGGGAGTGGGCCGTGAAGGCCTCCCGTGGCTCGCCAAAGTGAAGGAGGAGACCGGAATGCTGACGGCTACCGAGGTGGCCACACGTCAGCATGTAGAGGACGCGCTCGCCGCCGGAGTCGACATATTGTGGATAGGCGCCCGCACCTCGGCAAATCCTTTTGCCATGCAGGAGATTGCCGATGCTCTGCAGGAGGCCGGCAAGGATGTTCCCGTACTGGTGAAGAATCCTGTAAATCCCGACCTTGAGCTATGGATAGGCGCGCTCCAGCGCCTGTACAATGCCGGTATACACCGTCTGGGCGCCATCCACCGCGGATTCAGCGCATATGGCAAACATCTCTACCGCAACATGCCGCAATGGCACATCCCCATCGAGTTGCGCCGCCGATTCCCAAATCTTACCCTCGTGTGCGACCCGAGCCATATAGGCGGAAAACGCGAACTGGTGGCACCTCTCTCGCAACAGGCCCTCGACATGGGATTCGACGGACTCATAATCGAGAGCCACTGCGACCCCGACTGCGCCTGGAGCGACAAGGCCCAGCAGGTCACTCCCGAAGTACTCAATTTCATACTTAACACACTCGTGCTACGCGACGCTACCGTGACTACCGAAAGCCTGACCCTGCTCCGACAGCAGATTGACGAGCTTGACAACGAGCTCCTTGAAGTGCTCAACAAGCGCATGCGCGTGTCGCGCGAAATTGGTCAGTATAAGAAGGAACACCGCATGCCTGTGCTTCAGATTGGCCGCCACGACGAAATCATGCAGAGCCGCGCACGTCTGGCCGAGGAGATGGGCATGTCGGGCGAATTCATGCGCAACGTCCTGTCTGCTATTCACGAGGAATCCGTGCGCCAGCAGATTGAAATATTCAACGACCGTACACGTTGA
- a CDS encoding pyridoxal phosphate-dependent aminotransferase produces the protein MHKTETMKDIQPAGRVSEIQEYYFSRKLREVARLNAEGRDIISLGIGGPDRMPSAEVIDTLCEEARKPGAHSYQPYVGIPELRRAMSRFYSRHYGVELNPDTEIQPLIGSKEGILHVSLAFLNPGDGVLVPNPGYPTYTSVSRLVGAEIFNYDLTEDGGWMPDFEALERLPLDRIKLMWINYPHMPTGTPASVGLFEKIVDFGRRHGIVIAHDNPYSFILNDNPLSLLQVDGARDVAIEMNSMSKSHNMAGWRVGMLASNPQFIQWVLKVKSNIDSGQFRPLMLAAVKGLDAPDEWYAGLNETYARRRLIAERIMKALGCEFDPHQRGLFLWGRIPQGEASSETLADRVLYGSRVFITPGFIFGSNGDRYVRISLCATEEKLAEALKRIEETYKTA, from the coding sequence CTGCATAAAACCGAAACAATGAAAGATATACAACCCGCCGGCCGTGTGTCGGAAATACAGGAATACTACTTCTCGCGCAAGCTGCGCGAAGTGGCTCGCCTCAATGCCGAGGGACGCGACATAATATCGCTTGGCATAGGGGGCCCCGACCGTATGCCGTCGGCCGAGGTAATCGACACCCTTTGCGAAGAGGCCCGCAAGCCTGGCGCACACAGCTACCAGCCTTATGTCGGCATTCCCGAGCTGCGGCGTGCGATGAGCCGTTTCTACTCGCGTCATTATGGTGTGGAGCTGAATCCAGACACTGAGATTCAGCCGCTTATTGGCTCGAAAGAGGGCATACTGCATGTGTCGCTCGCTTTTCTCAATCCAGGCGACGGAGTGCTTGTGCCCAACCCCGGCTATCCTACCTATACCTCGGTGAGCCGCCTTGTCGGCGCCGAGATTTTCAACTACGACCTCACGGAAGATGGTGGCTGGATGCCCGACTTCGAGGCTCTGGAGCGCTTGCCGCTCGACCGCATTAAACTCATGTGGATCAATTACCCACATATGCCTACCGGCACTCCCGCGTCAGTTGGCCTCTTTGAGAAGATTGTCGACTTCGGCCGCCGCCATGGCATAGTGATTGCCCACGACAACCCCTACAGCTTTATCCTCAACGACAATCCACTGAGCCTGTTGCAGGTGGATGGAGCCAGGGATGTGGCCATCGAGATGAACTCGATGAGCAAGAGCCACAACATGGCCGGATGGCGCGTAGGCATGCTCGCTTCCAATCCACAGTTTATCCAGTGGGTGCTCAAGGTCAAGAGCAATATCGACTCCGGACAGTTCCGCCCGCTTATGCTTGCCGCGGTCAAGGGACTTGATGCCCCTGATGAGTGGTATGCCGGACTCAACGAGACCTACGCTCGCCGGCGGCTCATTGCCGAACGGATTATGAAGGCGCTCGGTTGCGAGTTTGACCCGCATCAGCGCGGACTATTCCTCTGGGGGCGTATCCCTCAAGGTGAGGCGTCGTCGGAAACGCTTGCCGACCGTGTGCTCTACGGCTCAAGGGTATTCATCACTCCGGGATTCATATTCGGCTCAAACGGCGACCGCTATGTGCGCATTTCCCTATGCGCTACCGAGGAGAAGCTCGCCGAGGCCCTGAAACGTATCGAAGAAACATATAAAACAGCATAA
- a CDS encoding prephenate dehydratase, whose product MITSDRLHIAGRRPKRITIQGVAGCYHDAAARGYFAGEEIDTIQCDSFQEMFDTLAADASLLGIMAIENTIAGSLLQNHELLRASNMQIVGEYKMRISHTLAALPGQTIDELTEVNSHPMALLQCEQFLLRHPNMKMIETFDTAGSAKEIAEKGLTGHAAVCGEYAANLYGLNILERSIETNKRNFTRFLILADPLIAGEERPSERFIDKSSVVFTLPHDKGALSKVLTILSFYDINLTKIQSMPILGREWEYRFYIDLEFDSYSRYRQAVDAVRPLTNDLRILGEYNACKNEV is encoded by the coding sequence ATGATTACCTCCGACAGACTACATATTGCGGGCCGCCGCCCCAAGCGTATCACAATACAGGGGGTGGCGGGGTGTTACCACGACGCTGCCGCCCGCGGCTATTTCGCCGGCGAGGAGATCGACACCATCCAGTGCGACAGTTTTCAGGAGATGTTCGACACTCTCGCCGCCGATGCTTCGCTGCTTGGCATAATGGCTATCGAGAACACCATAGCAGGCTCTCTACTCCAGAACCACGAGTTGCTCAGGGCGTCCAACATGCAGATTGTCGGTGAATACAAGATGCGCATATCCCACACTCTTGCCGCTCTCCCCGGACAGACCATCGACGAGCTCACCGAGGTCAACTCCCATCCGATGGCATTGCTGCAGTGCGAGCAGTTTCTGTTGCGTCATCCCAACATGAAGATGATCGAGACATTCGACACTGCCGGCAGCGCCAAGGAGATTGCCGAAAAAGGCCTTACCGGACATGCAGCCGTGTGTGGCGAGTATGCCGCCAATCTTTATGGACTTAACATACTTGAGCGGAGCATTGAGACAAACAAGCGCAATTTCACCCGCTTTCTCATACTGGCCGATCCGCTGATTGCCGGAGAGGAGCGCCCGTCCGAGAGGTTTATCGACAAATCGTCGGTTGTGTTCACCCTTCCCCACGACAAGGGCGCTCTGTCCAAGGTGCTGACCATCCTGTCGTTCTACGATATCAATCTCACCAAAATCCAGTCGATGCCCATACTCGGACGCGAGTGGGAATACCGTTTCTATATCGACCTTGAGTTTGACAGTTATTCGCGCTATCGCCAGGCCGTCGACGCCGTGCGTCCGCTTACCAACGACCTGCGTATCCTCGGCGAATACAACGCTTGCAAAAACGAGGTGTGA
- a CDS encoding beta-class carbonic anhydrase, which translates to MIEEMLRHNAQFIQEDGARRFATSKYPDKGIAIVTCMDTRLVELLPAALGIRGGDVKMIKNAGGTITNPFDSTMRSLLVAVYELGVTEIMVIAHTDCGVQGMNPHHMLDAMRSRGVDDEHISLMKHCGIDLEAWLHGFDDTELAVRETVDLIRNHPLMAADVTVGGYIINTDTGALTPICRASSAR; encoded by the coding sequence ATAATAGAAGAAATGCTGCGCCATAATGCGCAGTTTATACAGGAGGATGGCGCGCGCCGATTTGCCACATCCAAATATCCTGACAAGGGAATTGCCATTGTCACATGTATGGATACTCGCCTGGTCGAACTGCTCCCGGCGGCTCTCGGCATCCGTGGCGGCGATGTCAAGATGATAAAGAATGCAGGCGGCACAATCACCAACCCGTTTGACTCGACCATGCGCTCGCTGCTGGTGGCCGTATATGAGCTTGGTGTTACAGAGATAATGGTCATAGCCCATACCGACTGCGGTGTGCAGGGTATGAATCCCCATCATATGCTCGATGCTATGCGCTCACGCGGGGTCGATGACGAACATATCTCGCTGATGAAACATTGCGGTATTGACCTGGAGGCATGGCTACACGGCTTTGACGATACCGAGCTCGCCGTGCGCGAGACCGTCGATCTTATCCGCAATCATCCCCTGATGGCTGCGGACGTGACCGTAGGCGGCTACATCATCAATACCGACACCGGCGCGCTCACCCCTATCTGCCGTGCCTCCTCCGCCCGCTGA
- a CDS encoding RNA polymerase sigma-70 factor: MGHRNKDKSNRHARFERMHTMYCGRIYNFVLKITHGNAYMAEEITQIVFMKLWEKFDTVSDSESLKSYMFSIARNTLLNYLKHETIEYIYYNYLRDVSHEDHTTQDAIDSAFLNQYVSTLIDELPPVRQKVFKMSRIQYLTNRQISQALGISVSTVETHLTLALKFMRQELKRRYGIICDFIIIATMLSCHI, translated from the coding sequence ATGGGACACCGTAATAAAGATAAAAGCAACAGACATGCCCGATTCGAGCGCATGCACACCATGTACTGCGGACGTATTTACAACTTTGTGTTGAAAATAACCCACGGTAACGCATACATGGCTGAAGAGATTACTCAGATTGTATTCATGAAACTCTGGGAAAAATTCGATACCGTCTCCGACAGCGAAAGTCTGAAAAGCTACATGTTTTCGATTGCGCGCAACACTTTGCTTAACTATCTGAAACACGAGACCATCGAATACATCTACTACAACTATCTCAGAGATGTATCTCACGAAGACCACACGACACAAGATGCAATCGATTCAGCTTTTCTCAACCAATATGTGTCAACACTTATTGACGAGCTGCCGCCGGTAAGGCAGAAAGTATTCAAGATGAGCCGAATACAATATCTTACCAACCGACAGATTTCCCAAGCCCTCGGCATCTCGGTAAGCACAGTCGAGACACACCTCACACTTGCACTGAAATTCATGCGCCAGGAGCTCAAACGACGTTACGGCATAATATGTGATTTCATAATAATCGCGACAATGCTATCATGCCATATCTAA